From one Perca fluviatilis chromosome 10, GENO_Pfluv_1.0, whole genome shotgun sequence genomic stretch:
- the rgs14b gene encoding regulator of G-protein signaling 14 isoform X1, translating to MMLKPTQDAYSSSCTCQDSADSVFVFLKMVALRGLYHRFSRLAKVAAQKQFREYDKWCTITTGMMADKKSQAVSDGELNMSARGCGGSSSSLPGTPGGESGPANSVLSWAVSFEKLLEDPFGVRQFTAFLMSEVSAENILFWQACEKFRKIPASSLEELKTAARSIYNTYLSDSAPYSVNIDDTAKTEEKDLEQPTPGMFNKAQAQIFKLMKMDSYRRFVRSPLYQSCTLGSVEGKPLLQLSTEPVRMGSWEDVATRSPLSDKKNKKSCSNSLPGGKSASEKQRQKRDSWGDASNTHSSVSRKESNMSVKSSSSVELGSLYQQMENGRSSTQSPEQGGRGGSRIGVEGGYCCVYLPDGSASLAPTRNGQPIKDMLTSLCEKRGFPLKDVIIYLHGKDKQPLSLDQDCSVLRDQQVSLELRVTFALEIAFTGKTVGIMAKSSKTLQDALSAVLQKHQLKPQEAVVTMVGSNEPLNMTSTVFRLANKVLRLEKTKGKDQTNRGSGSALATPAGAVSAGGLEAQSSLQTDRAKTQSKPGKYRDMEGLLDMLSRAQCCRVDDQRGLLTKEQLEVPLFLKLASDQGQDTEPDEPSTTSSSNASSAETPDSAESKAKDLRETSV from the exons ATGATGTTAAAGCCAACACAGGATGCTTACAGTAG CTCGTGCACTTGCCAAGACTCAGCAGACAG tgtgtttgttttcctgaaGATGGTCGCGTTAAGAGGACTTTATCACAGGTTCTCCCGACTGGCTAAAGTTGCTGCACAAAAGCAATTCAGGGAATATGACAAATGGTGCACCATAACCACTGGCATGATGGCGGACAAAAAG AGCCAGGCAGTGTCGGACGGAG AGTTGAACATGTCTGCACGGGGCTGTGGAGGCAGCAGCTCCAGCCTTCCAGGGACTCCGGGCGGAGAGAGCGGCCCAGCCAACAGTGTGCTGTCCTGGGCCGTCTCATTTGAGAAGCTGTTGGAGGACCCCTTTGGAGTCCGCCAGTTCACG GCTTTCTTGATGTCTGAGGTGAGCGCGGAGAACATTTTATTCTGGCAAGCTTGTGAAAAATTCAGGAAGATCCCAGCCAGCTCCTTGGAAGAG CTGAAAACAGCAGCTCGCTCCATCTACAACACCTACCTGTCTGACAGCGCTCCATACTCGGTCAACATCGATGACACAGCCAAGACAGAAGAAAAGGACCTGGAACAGCCCACACCTGGCATGTTTAACAAGGCTCAAGCACAG ATATTTAAACTGATGAAGATGGACAGCTACAGGCGCTTTGTGCGCTCTCCTCTCTACCAGAGCTGCACCTTGGGAAGCGTAGAAGGTAAACCTTTACTTCAGCTCTCTACAGAGCCGGTCCGCATGGGATCCTGGGAGGACGTGGCCACCAGAAGCCCCTTAAGTGACAAGAAG AACAAGAAGTCATGCTCCAACAGCTTGCCAGGTGGCAAGAGTGCTTCGGAGAAACAGCGACAGAAAAGAGACTCGTGGGGAG ATGCATCCAACACCCATAGTTCAGTGTCGCGGAAAGAGTCCAATATGTCAGTCAAGTCAAGCAGCAGTGTGGAGCTTGGCTCCCTCTACCAGCAGATGGAG AATGGCAGATCGAGTACCCAGTCTCCAGAACAGGGTGGTAGAGGTGGGAGTCGGATAGGGGTGGAGGGAGGCTACTGCTGTGTCTACCTACCCGATGGCAGTGCCTCCCTGGCCCCTACGCGTAATGGCCAACCCATCAAAGACATGCTGACTAGCCTGTGTGAGAAGAGAGGCTTTCCGCTGAAAGATGTCATCATCTACCTTCATGGCAAGGACAAG CAGCCCTTATCGCTGGACCAGGACTGCTCCGTTCTGAGAGATCAGCAGGTCTCTCTGGAGCTCAGGGTGACGTTTGC gcTGGAGATTGCCTTCACTGGTAAGACAGTTGGGATCATGGCAAAGTCCAGTAAGACGCTGCAGGACGCCCTCTCTGCGGTGCTGCAGAAACACCAACTCAAGCCGCAAGAGGCCGTGGTCACCATG gTTGGAAGCAACGAGCCTTTGAACATGACCAGCACTGTGTTCAGACTAGCGAACAAGGTGCTGCGACTTGAAAAAACCAAAG GAAAAGACCAGACCAACAGAGGCAGTGGTTCTGCTTTAGCCACACCG GCAGGAGCAGTGAGTGCAGGAGGGCTGGAGGCCCAATCATCGCTGCAAACCGACAGAGCCAAGACTCAGTCCAAGCCCGGTAAATACCGCGACATGGAGG GGCTTCTGGACATGCTGTCGAGGGCCCAGTGCTGCAGAGTTGATGACCAGCGAGGCCTTTTGACCAAAGAGCAGCTAGAGGTCCCTCTGTTCCTGAAGCTGGCCTCAGACCAGGGCCAGGACACAGAGCCAGACGAGCCGAGTACAACCAGCTCTTCCAATGCAAGTTCAGCTGAAACCCCGGACTCTGCCGAATCTAAAGCCAAAGACTTAAGGGAAACATCAGTTTGA
- the rgs14b gene encoding regulator of G-protein signaling 14 isoform X5, producing the protein MLTLVHLPRLSRQMVALRGLYHRFSRLAKVAAQKQFREYDKWCTITTGMMADKKSQAVSDGELNMSARGCGGSSSSLPGTPGGESGPANSVLSWAVSFEKLLEDPFGVRQFTAFLMSEVSAENILFWQACEKFRKIPASSLEELKTAARSIYNTYLSDSAPYSVNIDDTAKTEEKDLEQPTPGMFNKAQAQIFKLMKMDSYRRFVRSPLYQSCTLGSVEGKPLLQLSTEPVRMGSWEDVATRSPLSDKKNKKSCSNSLPGGKSASEKQRQKRDSWGDASNTHSSVSRKESNMSVKSSSSVELGSLYQQMENGRSSTQSPEQGGRGGSRIGVEGGYCCVYLPDGSASLAPTRNGQPIKDMLTSLCEKRGFPLKDVIIYLHGKDKQPLSLDQDCSVLRDQQVSLELRVTFALEIAFTGKTVGIMAKSSKTLQDALSAVLQKHQLKPQEAVVTMVGSNEPLNMTSTVFRLANKVLRLEKTKGKDQTNRGSGSALATPAGAVSAGGLEAQSSLQTDRAKTQSKPGKYRDMEGLLDMLSRAQCCRVDDQRGLLTKEQLEVPLFLKLASDQGQDTEPDEPSTTSSSNASSAETPDSAESKAKDLRETSV; encoded by the exons ATGCTTACA CTCGTGCACTTGCCAAGACTCAGCAGACAG ATGGTCGCGTTAAGAGGACTTTATCACAGGTTCTCCCGACTGGCTAAAGTTGCTGCACAAAAGCAATTCAGGGAATATGACAAATGGTGCACCATAACCACTGGCATGATGGCGGACAAAAAG AGCCAGGCAGTGTCGGACGGAG AGTTGAACATGTCTGCACGGGGCTGTGGAGGCAGCAGCTCCAGCCTTCCAGGGACTCCGGGCGGAGAGAGCGGCCCAGCCAACAGTGTGCTGTCCTGGGCCGTCTCATTTGAGAAGCTGTTGGAGGACCCCTTTGGAGTCCGCCAGTTCACG GCTTTCTTGATGTCTGAGGTGAGCGCGGAGAACATTTTATTCTGGCAAGCTTGTGAAAAATTCAGGAAGATCCCAGCCAGCTCCTTGGAAGAG CTGAAAACAGCAGCTCGCTCCATCTACAACACCTACCTGTCTGACAGCGCTCCATACTCGGTCAACATCGATGACACAGCCAAGACAGAAGAAAAGGACCTGGAACAGCCCACACCTGGCATGTTTAACAAGGCTCAAGCACAG ATATTTAAACTGATGAAGATGGACAGCTACAGGCGCTTTGTGCGCTCTCCTCTCTACCAGAGCTGCACCTTGGGAAGCGTAGAAGGTAAACCTTTACTTCAGCTCTCTACAGAGCCGGTCCGCATGGGATCCTGGGAGGACGTGGCCACCAGAAGCCCCTTAAGTGACAAGAAG AACAAGAAGTCATGCTCCAACAGCTTGCCAGGTGGCAAGAGTGCTTCGGAGAAACAGCGACAGAAAAGAGACTCGTGGGGAG ATGCATCCAACACCCATAGTTCAGTGTCGCGGAAAGAGTCCAATATGTCAGTCAAGTCAAGCAGCAGTGTGGAGCTTGGCTCCCTCTACCAGCAGATGGAG AATGGCAGATCGAGTACCCAGTCTCCAGAACAGGGTGGTAGAGGTGGGAGTCGGATAGGGGTGGAGGGAGGCTACTGCTGTGTCTACCTACCCGATGGCAGTGCCTCCCTGGCCCCTACGCGTAATGGCCAACCCATCAAAGACATGCTGACTAGCCTGTGTGAGAAGAGAGGCTTTCCGCTGAAAGATGTCATCATCTACCTTCATGGCAAGGACAAG CAGCCCTTATCGCTGGACCAGGACTGCTCCGTTCTGAGAGATCAGCAGGTCTCTCTGGAGCTCAGGGTGACGTTTGC gcTGGAGATTGCCTTCACTGGTAAGACAGTTGGGATCATGGCAAAGTCCAGTAAGACGCTGCAGGACGCCCTCTCTGCGGTGCTGCAGAAACACCAACTCAAGCCGCAAGAGGCCGTGGTCACCATG gTTGGAAGCAACGAGCCTTTGAACATGACCAGCACTGTGTTCAGACTAGCGAACAAGGTGCTGCGACTTGAAAAAACCAAAG GAAAAGACCAGACCAACAGAGGCAGTGGTTCTGCTTTAGCCACACCG GCAGGAGCAGTGAGTGCAGGAGGGCTGGAGGCCCAATCATCGCTGCAAACCGACAGAGCCAAGACTCAGTCCAAGCCCGGTAAATACCGCGACATGGAGG GGCTTCTGGACATGCTGTCGAGGGCCCAGTGCTGCAGAGTTGATGACCAGCGAGGCCTTTTGACCAAAGAGCAGCTAGAGGTCCCTCTGTTCCTGAAGCTGGCCTCAGACCAGGGCCAGGACACAGAGCCAGACGAGCCGAGTACAACCAGCTCTTCCAATGCAAGTTCAGCTGAAACCCCGGACTCTGCCGAATCTAAAGCCAAAGACTTAAGGGAAACATCAGTTTGA
- the rgs14b gene encoding regulator of G-protein signaling 14 isoform X4, protein MMLKPTQDAYSSVFVFLKMVALRGLYHRFSRLAKVAAQKQFREYDKWCTITTGMMADKKSQAVSDGELNMSARGCGGSSSSLPGTPGGESGPANSVLSWAVSFEKLLEDPFGVRQFTAFLMSEVSAENILFWQACEKFRKIPASSLEELKTAARSIYNTYLSDSAPYSVNIDDTAKTEEKDLEQPTPGMFNKAQAQIFKLMKMDSYRRFVRSPLYQSCTLGSVEGKPLLQLSTEPVRMGSWEDVATRSPLSDKKNKKSCSNSLPGGKSASEKQRQKRDSWGDASNTHSSVSRKESNMSVKSSSSVELGSLYQQMENGRSSTQSPEQGGRGGSRIGVEGGYCCVYLPDGSASLAPTRNGQPIKDMLTSLCEKRGFPLKDVIIYLHGKDKQPLSLDQDCSVLRDQQVSLELRVTFALEIAFTGKTVGIMAKSSKTLQDALSAVLQKHQLKPQEAVVTMVGSNEPLNMTSTVFRLANKVLRLEKTKGKDQTNRGSGSALATPAGAVSAGGLEAQSSLQTDRAKTQSKPGKYRDMEGLLDMLSRAQCCRVDDQRGLLTKEQLEVPLFLKLASDQGQDTEPDEPSTTSSSNASSAETPDSAESKAKDLRETSV, encoded by the exons ATGATGTTAAAGCCAACACAGGATGCTTACAGTAG tgtgtttgttttcctgaaGATGGTCGCGTTAAGAGGACTTTATCACAGGTTCTCCCGACTGGCTAAAGTTGCTGCACAAAAGCAATTCAGGGAATATGACAAATGGTGCACCATAACCACTGGCATGATGGCGGACAAAAAG AGCCAGGCAGTGTCGGACGGAG AGTTGAACATGTCTGCACGGGGCTGTGGAGGCAGCAGCTCCAGCCTTCCAGGGACTCCGGGCGGAGAGAGCGGCCCAGCCAACAGTGTGCTGTCCTGGGCCGTCTCATTTGAGAAGCTGTTGGAGGACCCCTTTGGAGTCCGCCAGTTCACG GCTTTCTTGATGTCTGAGGTGAGCGCGGAGAACATTTTATTCTGGCAAGCTTGTGAAAAATTCAGGAAGATCCCAGCCAGCTCCTTGGAAGAG CTGAAAACAGCAGCTCGCTCCATCTACAACACCTACCTGTCTGACAGCGCTCCATACTCGGTCAACATCGATGACACAGCCAAGACAGAAGAAAAGGACCTGGAACAGCCCACACCTGGCATGTTTAACAAGGCTCAAGCACAG ATATTTAAACTGATGAAGATGGACAGCTACAGGCGCTTTGTGCGCTCTCCTCTCTACCAGAGCTGCACCTTGGGAAGCGTAGAAGGTAAACCTTTACTTCAGCTCTCTACAGAGCCGGTCCGCATGGGATCCTGGGAGGACGTGGCCACCAGAAGCCCCTTAAGTGACAAGAAG AACAAGAAGTCATGCTCCAACAGCTTGCCAGGTGGCAAGAGTGCTTCGGAGAAACAGCGACAGAAAAGAGACTCGTGGGGAG ATGCATCCAACACCCATAGTTCAGTGTCGCGGAAAGAGTCCAATATGTCAGTCAAGTCAAGCAGCAGTGTGGAGCTTGGCTCCCTCTACCAGCAGATGGAG AATGGCAGATCGAGTACCCAGTCTCCAGAACAGGGTGGTAGAGGTGGGAGTCGGATAGGGGTGGAGGGAGGCTACTGCTGTGTCTACCTACCCGATGGCAGTGCCTCCCTGGCCCCTACGCGTAATGGCCAACCCATCAAAGACATGCTGACTAGCCTGTGTGAGAAGAGAGGCTTTCCGCTGAAAGATGTCATCATCTACCTTCATGGCAAGGACAAG CAGCCCTTATCGCTGGACCAGGACTGCTCCGTTCTGAGAGATCAGCAGGTCTCTCTGGAGCTCAGGGTGACGTTTGC gcTGGAGATTGCCTTCACTGGTAAGACAGTTGGGATCATGGCAAAGTCCAGTAAGACGCTGCAGGACGCCCTCTCTGCGGTGCTGCAGAAACACCAACTCAAGCCGCAAGAGGCCGTGGTCACCATG gTTGGAAGCAACGAGCCTTTGAACATGACCAGCACTGTGTTCAGACTAGCGAACAAGGTGCTGCGACTTGAAAAAACCAAAG GAAAAGACCAGACCAACAGAGGCAGTGGTTCTGCTTTAGCCACACCG GCAGGAGCAGTGAGTGCAGGAGGGCTGGAGGCCCAATCATCGCTGCAAACCGACAGAGCCAAGACTCAGTCCAAGCCCGGTAAATACCGCGACATGGAGG GGCTTCTGGACATGCTGTCGAGGGCCCAGTGCTGCAGAGTTGATGACCAGCGAGGCCTTTTGACCAAAGAGCAGCTAGAGGTCCCTCTGTTCCTGAAGCTGGCCTCAGACCAGGGCCAGGACACAGAGCCAGACGAGCCGAGTACAACCAGCTCTTCCAATGCAAGTTCAGCTGAAACCCCGGACTCTGCCGAATCTAAAGCCAAAGACTTAAGGGAAACATCAGTTTGA
- the rgs14b gene encoding regulator of G-protein signaling 14 isoform X2, translating to MMLKPTQDAYSSSCTCQDSADSVFVFLKMVALRGLYHRFSRLAKVAAQKQFREYDKWCTITTGMMADKKSQAVSDGELNMSARGCGGSSSSLPGTPGGESGPANSVLSWAVSFEKLLEDPFGVRQFTAFLMSEVSAENILFWQACEKFRKIPASSLEELKTAARSIYNTYLSDSAPYSVNIDDTAKTEEKDLEQPTPGMFNKAQAQIFKLMKMDSYRRFVRSPLYQSCTLGSVEGKPLLQLSTEPVRMGSWEDVATRSPLSDKKNKKSCSNSLPGGKSASEKQRQKRDSWGDASNTHSSVSRKESNMSVKSSSSVELGSLYQQMENGRSSTQSPEQGGRGGSRIGVEGGYCCVYLPDGSASLAPTRNGQPIKDMLTSLCEKRGFPLKDVIIYLHGKDKPLSLDQDCSVLRDQQVSLELRVTFALEIAFTGKTVGIMAKSSKTLQDALSAVLQKHQLKPQEAVVTMVGSNEPLNMTSTVFRLANKVLRLEKTKGKDQTNRGSGSALATPAGAVSAGGLEAQSSLQTDRAKTQSKPGKYRDMEGLLDMLSRAQCCRVDDQRGLLTKEQLEVPLFLKLASDQGQDTEPDEPSTTSSSNASSAETPDSAESKAKDLRETSV from the exons ATGATGTTAAAGCCAACACAGGATGCTTACAGTAG CTCGTGCACTTGCCAAGACTCAGCAGACAG tgtgtttgttttcctgaaGATGGTCGCGTTAAGAGGACTTTATCACAGGTTCTCCCGACTGGCTAAAGTTGCTGCACAAAAGCAATTCAGGGAATATGACAAATGGTGCACCATAACCACTGGCATGATGGCGGACAAAAAG AGCCAGGCAGTGTCGGACGGAG AGTTGAACATGTCTGCACGGGGCTGTGGAGGCAGCAGCTCCAGCCTTCCAGGGACTCCGGGCGGAGAGAGCGGCCCAGCCAACAGTGTGCTGTCCTGGGCCGTCTCATTTGAGAAGCTGTTGGAGGACCCCTTTGGAGTCCGCCAGTTCACG GCTTTCTTGATGTCTGAGGTGAGCGCGGAGAACATTTTATTCTGGCAAGCTTGTGAAAAATTCAGGAAGATCCCAGCCAGCTCCTTGGAAGAG CTGAAAACAGCAGCTCGCTCCATCTACAACACCTACCTGTCTGACAGCGCTCCATACTCGGTCAACATCGATGACACAGCCAAGACAGAAGAAAAGGACCTGGAACAGCCCACACCTGGCATGTTTAACAAGGCTCAAGCACAG ATATTTAAACTGATGAAGATGGACAGCTACAGGCGCTTTGTGCGCTCTCCTCTCTACCAGAGCTGCACCTTGGGAAGCGTAGAAGGTAAACCTTTACTTCAGCTCTCTACAGAGCCGGTCCGCATGGGATCCTGGGAGGACGTGGCCACCAGAAGCCCCTTAAGTGACAAGAAG AACAAGAAGTCATGCTCCAACAGCTTGCCAGGTGGCAAGAGTGCTTCGGAGAAACAGCGACAGAAAAGAGACTCGTGGGGAG ATGCATCCAACACCCATAGTTCAGTGTCGCGGAAAGAGTCCAATATGTCAGTCAAGTCAAGCAGCAGTGTGGAGCTTGGCTCCCTCTACCAGCAGATGGAG AATGGCAGATCGAGTACCCAGTCTCCAGAACAGGGTGGTAGAGGTGGGAGTCGGATAGGGGTGGAGGGAGGCTACTGCTGTGTCTACCTACCCGATGGCAGTGCCTCCCTGGCCCCTACGCGTAATGGCCAACCCATCAAAGACATGCTGACTAGCCTGTGTGAGAAGAGAGGCTTTCCGCTGAAAGATGTCATCATCTACCTTCATGGCAAGGACAAG CCCTTATCGCTGGACCAGGACTGCTCCGTTCTGAGAGATCAGCAGGTCTCTCTGGAGCTCAGGGTGACGTTTGC gcTGGAGATTGCCTTCACTGGTAAGACAGTTGGGATCATGGCAAAGTCCAGTAAGACGCTGCAGGACGCCCTCTCTGCGGTGCTGCAGAAACACCAACTCAAGCCGCAAGAGGCCGTGGTCACCATG gTTGGAAGCAACGAGCCTTTGAACATGACCAGCACTGTGTTCAGACTAGCGAACAAGGTGCTGCGACTTGAAAAAACCAAAG GAAAAGACCAGACCAACAGAGGCAGTGGTTCTGCTTTAGCCACACCG GCAGGAGCAGTGAGTGCAGGAGGGCTGGAGGCCCAATCATCGCTGCAAACCGACAGAGCCAAGACTCAGTCCAAGCCCGGTAAATACCGCGACATGGAGG GGCTTCTGGACATGCTGTCGAGGGCCCAGTGCTGCAGAGTTGATGACCAGCGAGGCCTTTTGACCAAAGAGCAGCTAGAGGTCCCTCTGTTCCTGAAGCTGGCCTCAGACCAGGGCCAGGACACAGAGCCAGACGAGCCGAGTACAACCAGCTCTTCCAATGCAAGTTCAGCTGAAACCCCGGACTCTGCCGAATCTAAAGCCAAAGACTTAAGGGAAACATCAGTTTGA
- the rgs14b gene encoding regulator of G-protein signaling 14 isoform X3, with amino-acid sequence MMLKPTQDAYSSSCTCQDSADSVFVFLKMVALRGLYHRFSRLAKVAAQKQFREYDKWCTITTGMMADKKSQAVSDGELNMSARGCGGSSSSLPGTPGGESGPANSVLSWAVSFEKLLEDPFGVRQFTAFLMSEVSAENILFWQACEKFRKIPASSLEELKTAARSIYNTYLSDSAPYSVNIDDTAKTEEKDLEQPTPGMFNKAQAQIFKLMKMDSYRRFVRSPLYQSCTLGSVEGKPLLQLSTEPVRMGSWEDVATRSPLSDKKNKKSCSNSLPGGKSASEKQRQKRDSWGDASNTHSSVSRKESNMSVKSSSSVELGSLYQQMENGRSSTQSPEQGGRGGSRIGVEGGYCCVYLPDGSASLAPTRNGQPIKDMLTSLCEKRGFPLKDVIIYLHGKDKQPLSLDQDCSVLRDQQVSLELRVTFALEIAFTGKTVGIMAKSSKTLQDALSAVLQKHQLKPQEAVVTMVGSNEPLNMTSTVFRLANKVLRLEKTKGKDQTNRGSGSALATPAGAVSAGGLEAQSSLQTDRAKTQSKPGLLDMLSRAQCCRVDDQRGLLTKEQLEVPLFLKLASDQGQDTEPDEPSTTSSSNASSAETPDSAESKAKDLRETSV; translated from the exons ATGATGTTAAAGCCAACACAGGATGCTTACAGTAG CTCGTGCACTTGCCAAGACTCAGCAGACAG tgtgtttgttttcctgaaGATGGTCGCGTTAAGAGGACTTTATCACAGGTTCTCCCGACTGGCTAAAGTTGCTGCACAAAAGCAATTCAGGGAATATGACAAATGGTGCACCATAACCACTGGCATGATGGCGGACAAAAAG AGCCAGGCAGTGTCGGACGGAG AGTTGAACATGTCTGCACGGGGCTGTGGAGGCAGCAGCTCCAGCCTTCCAGGGACTCCGGGCGGAGAGAGCGGCCCAGCCAACAGTGTGCTGTCCTGGGCCGTCTCATTTGAGAAGCTGTTGGAGGACCCCTTTGGAGTCCGCCAGTTCACG GCTTTCTTGATGTCTGAGGTGAGCGCGGAGAACATTTTATTCTGGCAAGCTTGTGAAAAATTCAGGAAGATCCCAGCCAGCTCCTTGGAAGAG CTGAAAACAGCAGCTCGCTCCATCTACAACACCTACCTGTCTGACAGCGCTCCATACTCGGTCAACATCGATGACACAGCCAAGACAGAAGAAAAGGACCTGGAACAGCCCACACCTGGCATGTTTAACAAGGCTCAAGCACAG ATATTTAAACTGATGAAGATGGACAGCTACAGGCGCTTTGTGCGCTCTCCTCTCTACCAGAGCTGCACCTTGGGAAGCGTAGAAGGTAAACCTTTACTTCAGCTCTCTACAGAGCCGGTCCGCATGGGATCCTGGGAGGACGTGGCCACCAGAAGCCCCTTAAGTGACAAGAAG AACAAGAAGTCATGCTCCAACAGCTTGCCAGGTGGCAAGAGTGCTTCGGAGAAACAGCGACAGAAAAGAGACTCGTGGGGAG ATGCATCCAACACCCATAGTTCAGTGTCGCGGAAAGAGTCCAATATGTCAGTCAAGTCAAGCAGCAGTGTGGAGCTTGGCTCCCTCTACCAGCAGATGGAG AATGGCAGATCGAGTACCCAGTCTCCAGAACAGGGTGGTAGAGGTGGGAGTCGGATAGGGGTGGAGGGAGGCTACTGCTGTGTCTACCTACCCGATGGCAGTGCCTCCCTGGCCCCTACGCGTAATGGCCAACCCATCAAAGACATGCTGACTAGCCTGTGTGAGAAGAGAGGCTTTCCGCTGAAAGATGTCATCATCTACCTTCATGGCAAGGACAAG CAGCCCTTATCGCTGGACCAGGACTGCTCCGTTCTGAGAGATCAGCAGGTCTCTCTGGAGCTCAGGGTGACGTTTGC gcTGGAGATTGCCTTCACTGGTAAGACAGTTGGGATCATGGCAAAGTCCAGTAAGACGCTGCAGGACGCCCTCTCTGCGGTGCTGCAGAAACACCAACTCAAGCCGCAAGAGGCCGTGGTCACCATG gTTGGAAGCAACGAGCCTTTGAACATGACCAGCACTGTGTTCAGACTAGCGAACAAGGTGCTGCGACTTGAAAAAACCAAAG GAAAAGACCAGACCAACAGAGGCAGTGGTTCTGCTTTAGCCACACCG GCAGGAGCAGTGAGTGCAGGAGGGCTGGAGGCCCAATCATCGCTGCAAACCGACAGAGCCAAGACTCAGTCCAAGCCCG GGCTTCTGGACATGCTGTCGAGGGCCCAGTGCTGCAGAGTTGATGACCAGCGAGGCCTTTTGACCAAAGAGCAGCTAGAGGTCCCTCTGTTCCTGAAGCTGGCCTCAGACCAGGGCCAGGACACAGAGCCAGACGAGCCGAGTACAACCAGCTCTTCCAATGCAAGTTCAGCTGAAACCCCGGACTCTGCCGAATCTAAAGCCAAAGACTTAAGGGAAACATCAGTTTGA
- the rgs14b gene encoding regulator of G-protein signaling 14 isoform X6, whose protein sequence is MAKNCNSLGIPIGHMSQAVSDGELNMSARGCGGSSSSLPGTPGGESGPANSVLSWAVSFEKLLEDPFGVRQFTAFLMSEVSAENILFWQACEKFRKIPASSLEELKTAARSIYNTYLSDSAPYSVNIDDTAKTEEKDLEQPTPGMFNKAQAQIFKLMKMDSYRRFVRSPLYQSCTLGSVEGKPLLQLSTEPVRMGSWEDVATRSPLSDKKNKKSCSNSLPGGKSASEKQRQKRDSWGDASNTHSSVSRKESNMSVKSSSSVELGSLYQQMENGRSSTQSPEQGGRGGSRIGVEGGYCCVYLPDGSASLAPTRNGQPIKDMLTSLCEKRGFPLKDVIIYLHGKDKQPLSLDQDCSVLRDQQVSLELRVTFALEIAFTGKTVGIMAKSSKTLQDALSAVLQKHQLKPQEAVVTMVGSNEPLNMTSTVFRLANKVLRLEKTKGKDQTNRGSGSALATPAGAVSAGGLEAQSSLQTDRAKTQSKPGKYRDMEGLLDMLSRAQCCRVDDQRGLLTKEQLEVPLFLKLASDQGQDTEPDEPSTTSSSNASSAETPDSAESKAKDLRETSV, encoded by the exons ATGGCGAAGAACTGTAATTCTCTAGGGATTCCTATAGGCCACATG AGCCAGGCAGTGTCGGACGGAG AGTTGAACATGTCTGCACGGGGCTGTGGAGGCAGCAGCTCCAGCCTTCCAGGGACTCCGGGCGGAGAGAGCGGCCCAGCCAACAGTGTGCTGTCCTGGGCCGTCTCATTTGAGAAGCTGTTGGAGGACCCCTTTGGAGTCCGCCAGTTCACG GCTTTCTTGATGTCTGAGGTGAGCGCGGAGAACATTTTATTCTGGCAAGCTTGTGAAAAATTCAGGAAGATCCCAGCCAGCTCCTTGGAAGAG CTGAAAACAGCAGCTCGCTCCATCTACAACACCTACCTGTCTGACAGCGCTCCATACTCGGTCAACATCGATGACACAGCCAAGACAGAAGAAAAGGACCTGGAACAGCCCACACCTGGCATGTTTAACAAGGCTCAAGCACAG ATATTTAAACTGATGAAGATGGACAGCTACAGGCGCTTTGTGCGCTCTCCTCTCTACCAGAGCTGCACCTTGGGAAGCGTAGAAGGTAAACCTTTACTTCAGCTCTCTACAGAGCCGGTCCGCATGGGATCCTGGGAGGACGTGGCCACCAGAAGCCCCTTAAGTGACAAGAAG AACAAGAAGTCATGCTCCAACAGCTTGCCAGGTGGCAAGAGTGCTTCGGAGAAACAGCGACAGAAAAGAGACTCGTGGGGAG ATGCATCCAACACCCATAGTTCAGTGTCGCGGAAAGAGTCCAATATGTCAGTCAAGTCAAGCAGCAGTGTGGAGCTTGGCTCCCTCTACCAGCAGATGGAG AATGGCAGATCGAGTACCCAGTCTCCAGAACAGGGTGGTAGAGGTGGGAGTCGGATAGGGGTGGAGGGAGGCTACTGCTGTGTCTACCTACCCGATGGCAGTGCCTCCCTGGCCCCTACGCGTAATGGCCAACCCATCAAAGACATGCTGACTAGCCTGTGTGAGAAGAGAGGCTTTCCGCTGAAAGATGTCATCATCTACCTTCATGGCAAGGACAAG CAGCCCTTATCGCTGGACCAGGACTGCTCCGTTCTGAGAGATCAGCAGGTCTCTCTGGAGCTCAGGGTGACGTTTGC gcTGGAGATTGCCTTCACTGGTAAGACAGTTGGGATCATGGCAAAGTCCAGTAAGACGCTGCAGGACGCCCTCTCTGCGGTGCTGCAGAAACACCAACTCAAGCCGCAAGAGGCCGTGGTCACCATG gTTGGAAGCAACGAGCCTTTGAACATGACCAGCACTGTGTTCAGACTAGCGAACAAGGTGCTGCGACTTGAAAAAACCAAAG GAAAAGACCAGACCAACAGAGGCAGTGGTTCTGCTTTAGCCACACCG GCAGGAGCAGTGAGTGCAGGAGGGCTGGAGGCCCAATCATCGCTGCAAACCGACAGAGCCAAGACTCAGTCCAAGCCCGGTAAATACCGCGACATGGAGG GGCTTCTGGACATGCTGTCGAGGGCCCAGTGCTGCAGAGTTGATGACCAGCGAGGCCTTTTGACCAAAGAGCAGCTAGAGGTCCCTCTGTTCCTGAAGCTGGCCTCAGACCAGGGCCAGGACACAGAGCCAGACGAGCCGAGTACAACCAGCTCTTCCAATGCAAGTTCAGCTGAAACCCCGGACTCTGCCGAATCTAAAGCCAAAGACTTAAGGGAAACATCAGTTTGA